In Juglans regia cultivar Chandler chromosome 13, Walnut 2.0, whole genome shotgun sequence, the DNA window AAGTTTGAAGCCAAGATGGGACGGAAAAGTAAGTAAGTGTTTTGTAACAGTTTTCTCTTACTCCGATCAAACCATATTCTATAGGACTCAGGAGGGTACTTCCTCCACATGTTGTTGCTGTACATTCAGATAGAAATAGGCGGTCACTTAGGAGGCTTTTCTGGTTATGGATTCTGTACCTCACCTTTGGAAATTTCGTCTGTGCTTGGTACTGATAGATACTCGGCGTACTAGGAAACAAATGTGGAGATAGAACTTGGTCGGGCTATCAGATATTTGTCCTGATAGCTGATTACAATGAATTCTTTGTAATTAATTCACtgattatttcaaattttgaaatgccaatttttttatctttctttgttAAATTCTTGTGCCCTTTCCTTCCAATCCTGTTATTCCAGGTGCTTAGATCCAGTGCTCAAAGATGATGTGATTAACTTGTGCCTTTGATTGGGATCTTTGGTTACTTTGAAGAGATGTTCCAATGGCATGTGTGTTGCATCTGTTCTTCATGCTGAGTCCTAGTGGTGAAAACAAGTATTTTAAAACGACTGTCATTACTATATCGGGATTCGCACAGATTATGAATTTACTTGGGTGATAATTCAAAAGATAGCTTCTTATGACGGCCAAGAATCCTGACTCCTGAGAAAACCGTTTTGATCGATTTTGTATTGTGTTCTTTTCCCAAGGCCTAAAAAGTGACGATTTGGATGTTTCTTTACTGTGAAGTTAAGCACGAATTTAGTAACGTTAATTTCAAGAGTTGTTTCACTTGTAAGCAAGTTTGGAGGATGTGCCGTTGGCACGATAAAATTCAATTTACAAGAGTGGATTTTATTGTAAGTTAAACTCTGCCATATTGTTGATGAAATGATGTAGAGAGTACACTCTACAttggttttaaatatttttttttttttgttaaattcaaatattttcaagaaaaggTGTCTCCAGTGTCCCATGAAGTAAGAGTTGAACAAAAATTGTAAGTTGAAATGGAGTAATAAGATGGAATAGAGAgtaaaaagataattatttggtctgtaaaaatattttataaaaataattttatacgtTGGTATGAATTaagttattatattaaatagagagatattttaatcacaaaaagatctcacaaaaataaactcataaactgatatCACTTAATGTGATACATCGTGTTAACATcgtgtttcatattttttttcgcCAGGTTCCAACAACTCGAGTCTTGAGTCTTTCACCTGCACAATTGAGAAAACACGGAGAGTGGAGGTGAGTTTACTCCTTAGTAAACTCACTGGAGGCTAGGGAGTCTCTGATGCTAAAGTCAGTATATCTCCTTAGTAATTTGGGCGTGAGTTTTTTAAGAATCAGAAAGAGTTTTTCACATCTGGAGGTCagcttttatactaggtttatGAGTGGAGACAACTTGTACTTGACTTTAATGAGCTCATGTCCCTTCAACTGTTCACTTAGTCATAATACTTTAATGCGACGTGGCTTCTAGGGCGGCGTCATTAATAAGGCGTAGAGTCTGGAGAGTGgggtcattaatgcggcgtgacttCTTGACTCACTTTACCCTGCGGACATTCCATGTTAAGTCTCTTCATGCCTGCTGTCAGGAGATCAAggatttctcatattttttgcCCACCTGTTTGCACAAGTTCCCGAGGGTAGGGTGTCATTGGGAAGGTGTTAAGGCAACGAGTCTCATCTGCCCCTACTGTCCGCTTTCTCAATGCTTGGGTTTCTTTGTAGGTGAATTTTGCTCATGGGCTGAGTACTTTGCAGAGGTCCACTGACTCTTTTTAAATGAGGGTTTTTGAGCTTGGCTGGGCCTGACCGAGCTCTCTAACTTACTTTTCCAATAGCCCCTCGTGGACTTGCTATACGAGCTGATAGGAGAGAAAACCTTTTAACACATTAgattgtacaattatttttattatagaatatattgacttatcatataaaattatgtcaatttatttatatattttacaatgtaatgcatatatcatatcaagttgagtgaatttgtaatattttttttatgatttatgaaTCTACATATTCGTTCAAACATAATACTTCGGCATGATCGAAGACAATGCCCGCCATGTTTCGCAATGACGTTACACATTCAACTAGGGTGGTAAATCATGTTTTTGGATCgtattcgtgtcgtgtcaaaGTACTTCGTATTCGTGTCGTGTCAGGTCAAAACAAGCGACACGACCCATTTAAACTTGTtttatgtaaataggttgaactAACACATATAACTCATTTAAcctgattaataaaatttaacataaaagttaaaatctatatttattagtagcaaaaatatcttaaaaaatatatataaatatttttcaaattttaacgtataataaaactaaattataaatcatataataacaaatatgaacataggtctaaaattacaatttcaaaataaaaatataaacatattacaaaatatcaatattacaacttaacaataataaaatttttattttaaaataaaatctaaacggATCAAAACATGTTAATTTGGTATTAAACTGGTTGATTCGTTAATAAATCGTATCTTAATGGTTCAACTCGTTTTTATCTAAATCCGTTAACATCAAATTCAAACCCATTAATTTTATATCGTATTCATATTAAATTCATGaatcgtgtcacatattatcACCTCTCCGTTCAATACCTGGATCCCATCTTAGCCTTTAGGTCACTTCGCATACGCTGCATATAATGGATAGATACGGAATGTAGGATACAGAGGGTATTAACTTATTTGTGAAGGTCAGTCTGGCCACGGGTATATCTACACGTGCGCTCCCCCACCTACCAAGATTTCTTCCGTAGAATCGCACGCTTGCATTCTGCACCACACACGACacaccccccctccccccctcccTCGCTCCCATTCTCATCCAGCTACCGCTCGAGCTTGGAGCTTGTGTTTTGTGTGAGATCTCTTATTaccttttttaatcttattcaaTTGAAGTACTTcggaatttattttcatttcatttattaagaTTTTACTTTCCTTTTGGTTCCTCCTGAGAAAAATTAGTAGACACGGAGAATTCAATCTTGATACTGTTTTCAGTAATATTCGACTTTCATGCAATAATTCCaaggtttctttctttttttgtttcttgtctTTTCATAAATGCTCTCGTTAACCAAGCAGATGCTGTGATTGGTTCAGGATTGCGAGGGCGACGTTTAAAAATGAGTAGTTTgtgtttgctttattttattttgtataggcTCTGCAGTGTCATTTCTTCCCTTTTCACTTTGCCCTCTGTCTGGTTGCTGAGAAAACGGAGGAAATGGAAAGAAGACTATTGTGATTCTTTAGTCACTGTTGTTGTGGTATTGAAAAGACTAAAATTTCGAGTTAATATTAGTTCCATCCCCACCAGGAAATCCTTTTACAGTCAGCAAAGACTAGAGAGAAGGTagaggttttttttgttttttatcagtaaaagatagatattatatatataaatgaaataggcatagcccttatacacaagaagtatacataagaactcctaattacattctaaggacgataaattaaagaaaagaaatcctgGACATTATCCCCATGTAAtacaataatagaaaaccaacacattaaagtgtggaataaaaaattcttcagctcGGTCGTATTGctttccttatcttcaaagcaccgcgcattcctttccgtccaaatgcaccacataatacacaatggaatcatcttccacccTGCTGTCACTTGATGGCATCCTTGCATCTTTGACCATCAACCCAACAAATCCgccaccctcataggcataacccaatcAACATCTACCTTtaaaagatctcatcccacagcACCATtgttacctcacaatgcaataagagatggtccacagattctccgttcttcttgcacatgtagcacaaatccaacactacacatcctctcttcctcagaTTGTCcctggtcaatatcttcccaagagcaacactccaaacaaaaaatgctactttagaaggcacccGAGACGTCCAAATATTATTCCAGGGGAACGGCGTAATATCAAGTTGTGTTGTCAGGATGCTATAAAACGCCTTAACTGTACATAACTTGTAGTTATTAAacctccacttcaaactatctcgCTGTGCCAAAGGAATCTCCGTGGAATATAGtaagctgaaaaattctgaGACAATAGTtaattcccaatcatgtaaATCCTtgttaaaaagaatattccatTGATGCGCACCATAAGAAAATAAACGCACGTCCACCACTGAAGACTCCTTATTCACTGTAATACGATATAAGGCcggaaaaaccctttccaaagcatggtctccacaccacacgtccCTCCAAAATCTAATTCGAATGCCCTCACCAACTACAAAGCGAATTTGGTTTGCAAAACATGGTCATCCCTttcttatatacttccataaacccaccccATACGCCCCTCTCACTTCTTTAGAGCACCAACCACTCCAAGCGACACCATGTCTAGCATCAATAATATCCTTCCACAAAGATCCCCCCTCCAactgatatctccaaagccacttTCCCaataatgctttattaaaagttcttaGGTTACACACACCCAAACCCCCATTCACAAGTGCCCCATTCACAAGTGATGCACATACAATCTTCCATCTAACCAAatggaatttcttctcctcccccataCCTCCTCATAAGAACGCCCTAAAGACTTTATCTATTCTGTGGcgcaaaggaaataaagataaaaaataagttgggAGATTAGTGAGaatactcttgataagagtgaggcgacccccttttgataaatacatccATTTCCAGCCAACcaaccttttctctatcttctctacTACCCTATCTCATATAGCTCTATTCTTAAAGGTCCAGGTATTTCATTAGGAAATAGGACACCTTACAATCTAGAAGACTTGCTAAGCTGATGATATTAGAGAAGGTAGaggttataaatattaatagtaaTTTCCATTTATTTTAGTAGCTTGTATATTCTAAACAAGGTATACTtatcaaacaaacaaacaaaaaaatctaaggCAAATTTTGCATTGTTGAAATTAATGTTGTCTCTGATGGATTTTTACTTTGCCTTTTGAATTCATTGggtttttctttgttgtttgtaTATGTTTGGTGGTGGGTGAAAAGAGTCGTGGCTGTCAATGCATATTAAACATGCAGGATTTTGTTTTGTAACgtttaattgtaaatatatgcTTATTTTGGGGAATATtctgttattttaaaaattgagacTAGTATTACCCAATTAGTTCAGGGTATTGTTCGTTCTAGATTTAGGCCTCTACTGCATCGTTATATTCTTTAtcttctataaatattttttaggattGATCTAGCTTATTGCATACATCATAGGTGTTAACTGTGTCTAACTCCTTGCCCCATGGAAAATTCTAGTCCTTAAATGCCATCACTTTAGCATCTTTTCAAGGACCAGAATTCGTTCGAAATCAATGTCACAAGTGGTGGTGAGAGTCTATCCAGGAGTATTTGGAACTTTGAAATGTGCTCGAATGGGAacttcttatcaaaaaaatattttcttctatatcGGGGTGGCCATTGACCTTTGAGAAAACAGTTTGTCAAATGTTCACATAgcaatgttttatttaataacaACTTGTGGCACAGTATACATATCACTTATTCCCAAGGCGATGGGGCCGACATAAGATTTTGAGTGTTTAGAACTCTTAATGGTACAAATATTTCAATAACTTTACTTGTCAGTGAGTCTTTGATGATTATTTGAACCACAAACCCATTTCTcccaacaaaatttttaaaagagaaaaaagaagaggaactctttatatgaaaattctctATTATAAAGAGTTCCCTTGTATACTTAATCTAGCTAGGGAAAGAAGGAAGTTTACCAGAAATTTGAGGAAAGAAGTCAGATCCAGAAGTTTCAGACTTTGGTTCTGCTCAATCTTATGGTCGGCATTTGCACATGTTCGTTTACTCCTCCCATCCTAACTGGTAAAGAGCAGTCACACAGTTAGATTCGTGGTAACAGTCATATGGCCAGTCTGGATGTAGGAATTCTATCTAGTTGACATGCCCTCCTAtgccttccttttcttttgtcttttattgttgccgccgggggggggggggttaaacCTAGGTAATAACTCCAgactttttcaagaaaaatcaaatttgcATAGCTTAATGTGGTAGTTTCCGACCATGAAAACTTGCCAGCACTTTCTTGCAGGAGCTTGTTGGTTGAATTGAAAGATGGAGCTAACCACCATCAAGGATGCATTTGACCGTGTTAATAAGAAGCAAAAATTATCTTCTTCTAAATCCCAAGAAGTTATTGACCAAGTTGGCCGGGAAATTGAACAAGCTTTGGAAAAGATCCAGTCAGCTGATGACCCCACCTCCCCTTTTGATCAGAAGTCCATCCTTACGGATCTTGTACTCGAGCTCAATGCAATTGACCCACTCCACCAATTAGAAGGACCACAGAAGGAACTAAACCTAAACCTTAGCAAGTACCAGAAACTACTTGAAAGATTCTTCAATCCTGACATATCTAAGGCATATAGAAATGTAGACTTTGACCTCCACATTGTGAATCAGATTCTTGCGAGCCATTTTTACCAGGAAGGCTTGTTTGATCTTGGAGATAGCATATTAAACGAAGCTGGAGAACCAGAGGCGACTGTATTAAAATCTCAATTCTTGGATATGCATCAGATAATTGAGGCTGCAAGACTTCGGAACCTTGAGCCTGCGCTGAAATGGGCCTCTACCAACCGGGAGAAGCTCAAGCAGAATGGTTCAAAGATCGAGCTTAAACTTCATCAACTGCAGTTTTTGGATGTTTTGCAGAAAGGAACCCGAGCTGATGCAGTCATATATGCCAGAACTTACCTTGCTCCATTTTATTCCCTTCACAAGAAGGAGTTCCAGAAGCTTATGTGTTGCCTTCTGTGGGCAGGAAGGATTGGAAGTGCCCCGTATCCTGAGATCACGTCTCCATCCCATTGGGAGAACTTGACTGAAGAGCTGACCAGGGAATTCTGCAGCGTCTTAGGGCATTCATATGGGAGTCCATTGGGTGTGGCAATATCGGCTGGTATTGAAGGGCTGCCTACTCTTCTAAAGCTGGTAAGTGTCATGTCTGCAAAGAAGCAGGAGTGGCAGGCAATGAAACAGCTGCCAGTGCCAGTTGAATTGGGAAAAGaatttcaatttcattcaaTCTTCGTCTGTCCTGTGAGTAGGGATCAAGGTAGTGAAGAGAATCCGCCAATGCTGATGCCATGTTCACATGTTCTTTGTAAGCAATCAATGATGAAGTTGTCGAAAAGTGGAACACGGTCGTTTAAATGTCCGTATTGCCCAGCAGAGATTTCAGTTGGACAGTGGAGGCAACTGTATTTCTGAAGTGAGTTtgcgaaatctctctctctcccccgcccccaaaataaaagcaaagaTAGTGCAGCGGCAATGATTTGGTGGATTATCCCCCGACTTGTGGGACTAATTCCTCTTTTAATTCTAGTTTTTCTGTTATTCATGATTAGAAACAAatcaaaaagacaaaaaaaattggtgTGGTAGGTTACTGCAGACGCAATGGCTGCATTCAACCTGTGCTTTGGTATTTTGTGTATAGATATTCTTTCAagattcgttttttttttttttttttggaaagaccGGTTGGTAAAATAATAACTTGACTAGTTGTTTGTACATGATAGTAAGATGGTGATCTTGCACCACTGATCTCGTTGTTTTTCCGTTGGACTGATGTCATTAGGGAAGACTCGCATCAAATTTCAGTATTGAGCTTGCCTTGATCTCCCCCGCTTCGTTTCCTTCTTTATTCTCTTCCTCAGCTCCCCTGCTTAATTTCAACAGACTCAATTTCCCTTGGGTTCAATGTGGTACAAATAAACACTTGCAAGTAAGTAGCATTGTCTCCTCTCcccaccaaatatatatattttcatatgcGACTCTTCCGTTGCCTTATGTGTTAGACTTGGATGTTATCCACCGACTCTTCCACTCCCTTTAAAAATACAAGAATACAGGATTATCCTCTGGGTACTGCCTGATCTTTTGATGATGATACTATCTGTACTGAAGGCACGTTGTCAGCATCGTCGAAGGTTTGGCATAAGATAAACATCTCGCAGTCTGAAGCATGGTTTGTCAAACCTGGTCTGGTCTACTTGGTTGCAACGCTGCATCGCTTGCCCACTGCTGAAGACCGATTTGGGGTTACGTGAATACGGAGGAGAAACTTCGTTCAAGAAAGAGCATTAAAAATGGTTGCAGGTACGATTGGTTTTCTCATAATCTGATCCAACCcgaagcatttaaaaaaaaaaaggatcctGAATCCTGATAcatcgaatgaaaaaaaatctaatatgtCCGTCCCGTCTAATCCGTATGAAAAAAACCATTAACGGAAGCCAACTAATTTGAACCTTAATTAGTAGCAACGATATCTACCGTTAAACTCGTGTTGTTTCGGCGTAAAACGAGGAAAATGATAAGTATTTTATGCAGGAGTCTGCAGATGTTGGTATGAACAGGATAGTGAAGATGTTTCGGTTGGCATGCGAAGAGTTATCAAACCTGGTAGTGGCAGTGGTATTCAAACACGAACGTTAGATTTATCGCATGAGCGAATAAAGGcatcatattttaaaacaaattttctgtcataaaaaataatgaaaagatcATAAGAAAAACAAGGTTATATACACCGAGATTCTGTAAAGAGAGAGCATTAACGTCATATACATCAAGCAAAAAGTTGTTCTATTCAACCAAGTTCtgtttgaaataaataaacctTCCTTACATTCCAAAGATTGCAATCCTTAAACATCCAACACAAGTCACGAATTTGAAATTGAGATTGTGAATTCCACCCACATGCAAATTCTCTGCTTTTCTCCCCTTTCTTCACTTGTTTTGGGAAAACCCCATC includes these proteins:
- the LOC109021636 gene encoding protein RMD5 homolog translates to MELTTIKDAFDRVNKKQKLSSSKSQEVIDQVGREIEQALEKIQSADDPTSPFDQKSILTDLVLELNAIDPLHQLEGPQKELNLNLSKYQKLLERFFNPDISKAYRNVDFDLHIVNQILASHFYQEGLFDLGDSILNEAGEPEATVLKSQFLDMHQIIEAARLRNLEPALKWASTNREKLKQNGSKIELKLHQLQFLDVLQKGTRADAVIYARTYLAPFYSLHKKEFQKLMCCLLWAGRIGSAPYPEITSPSHWENLTEELTREFCSVLGHSYGSPLGVAISAGIEGLPTLLKLVSVMSAKKQEWQAMKQLPVPVELGKEFQFHSIFVCPVSRDQGSEENPPMLMPCSHVLCKQSMMKLSKSGTRSFKCPYCPAEISVGQWRQLYF